Proteins from one Embleya scabrispora genomic window:
- the shc gene encoding squalene--hopene cyclase translates to MTVTAQPGIGDVSDDRVRDALDKAVAHLMELQDDAGWWKGELETNVTMDAEDLLFREFLGIRTEEQTAASARWIRANQRADGTWSTFFGGPADLSVTVEAYVALKLAGDDPDAKHMAAAAEFIRDGGGLAETRVFTRFWLAFFGWWSWDELPVLPPEIVYLPKWFPLNVYDFACWARQTIVPLTIVSSMRPVRPAPFGLGELRPTRPVVGKTAATDPWSRVFRALDAGLHQYRKRPIKPIRQAAMRKAEQWIIRRQEADGGWGGIQPPWVYSLIALRLMGYPLNHPVMAQGIKGLDGFTIVDTDEDGEVRRRFEACQSPVWDTGLTLVALRDAGVPAGDPRVVKAAGWLMDEEIREVGDWAVRRPHLEPGGWAFEFANDYYPDTDDTAEIVMALRYTDHPDGARKDAVLDRAERWTAGMRSKDGGWGAFDADNVSILPLKLPFSDFGAVTDPPSADVTAHIVEMLADGGARYSSYVADGVKWLMEHQEADGSWFGRWGANYVYGTGAVVPALVTAGVDPRHAAIRRAVAWLEARQNPDGGWGEDLRSYDEAEAWSGRGESTASQTAWALLALHAAGEFGEVAQRGIDWLTEHQNELGGWDEPQFTGTGFPGDFYIKYHMYRLVFPVMALGRYARTTG, encoded by the coding sequence ATGACAGTGACCGCCCAGCCGGGAATCGGCGATGTCAGTGATGACAGGGTCAGGGACGCGCTCGACAAGGCCGTCGCTCATCTGATGGAGCTTCAGGACGATGCGGGCTGGTGGAAGGGGGAACTCGAGACCAACGTCACGATGGACGCCGAGGATCTGCTCTTCCGCGAGTTCCTGGGCATCCGCACCGAGGAACAGACCGCGGCGAGCGCCCGGTGGATCCGGGCCAACCAGCGCGCCGACGGCACCTGGTCGACCTTCTTCGGCGGGCCCGCCGACCTGTCGGTGACGGTCGAGGCCTACGTGGCGCTGAAGTTGGCGGGCGACGACCCCGACGCCAAGCACATGGCGGCGGCGGCGGAGTTCATCCGCGACGGCGGCGGCCTGGCCGAGACGCGGGTGTTCACCCGCTTCTGGCTGGCCTTCTTCGGCTGGTGGTCGTGGGACGAACTGCCGGTGCTGCCGCCGGAGATCGTCTACCTGCCCAAGTGGTTCCCGCTCAACGTCTACGACTTCGCCTGCTGGGCCCGGCAGACCATCGTGCCGCTGACCATCGTCAGCTCGATGCGCCCGGTCCGGCCCGCGCCGTTCGGCCTGGGCGAACTGCGCCCGACCAGGCCGGTGGTGGGCAAGACGGCCGCCACCGACCCGTGGTCGCGGGTCTTCCGCGCGCTGGACGCCGGGCTGCACCAGTACCGGAAGCGGCCGATCAAGCCGATCCGGCAGGCCGCGATGCGCAAGGCCGAGCAGTGGATCATCCGCCGCCAGGAGGCCGACGGCGGCTGGGGCGGCATCCAACCGCCGTGGGTCTACTCGCTGATCGCGCTGCGGCTGATGGGGTATCCGCTCAACCACCCGGTGATGGCCCAGGGCATCAAGGGCCTGGACGGCTTCACCATCGTGGACACCGACGAGGACGGCGAGGTGCGCCGCCGGTTCGAGGCGTGCCAGTCGCCGGTGTGGGACACGGGCCTGACCCTGGTCGCCCTGCGGGACGCGGGGGTCCCGGCGGGCGACCCGAGGGTGGTCAAGGCGGCCGGGTGGCTGATGGACGAGGAGATCCGCGAGGTCGGCGACTGGGCGGTGCGCCGACCGCATCTGGAACCGGGCGGGTGGGCCTTCGAGTTCGCCAATGACTACTACCCGGACACCGACGACACGGCCGAGATCGTGATGGCCCTGCGCTACACCGACCACCCCGACGGGGCGCGCAAGGACGCGGTTCTGGACCGGGCCGAGCGGTGGACCGCCGGGATGCGCAGCAAGGACGGCGGGTGGGGCGCGTTCGACGCGGACAACGTCAGCATCCTGCCGCTGAAGTTGCCGTTCAGTGATTTCGGCGCGGTCACCGATCCGCCCTCGGCCGACGTGACCGCGCACATCGTGGAGATGCTGGCCGACGGCGGCGCCCGCTACAGCTCCTACGTGGCCGACGGCGTCAAGTGGCTGATGGAGCATCAGGAGGCGGACGGCTCCTGGTTCGGCCGCTGGGGCGCGAACTACGTCTACGGCACCGGCGCGGTGGTGCCGGCGCTGGTGACCGCCGGGGTCGACCCCCGACACGCGGCGATCCGGCGCGCGGTGGCCTGGCTGGAGGCGCGGCAGAACCCGGACGGCGGCTGGGGCGAGGATCTGCGCAGCTACGACGAGGCCGAGGCCTGGTCGGGACGCGGCGAGTCGACCGCGTCGCAGACCGCGTGGGCGCTGCTCGCGCTGCATGCGGCAGGCGAGTTCGGCGAGGTCGCGCAGCGTGGGATCGACTGGCTGACCGAGCATCAGAACGAGCTGGGCGGTTGGGACGAGCCGCAGTTCACCGGCACCGGTTTCCCCGGCGACTTCTACATCAAGTACCACATGTACCGGCTCGTCTTCCCCGTGATGGCGCTCGGCCGGTATGCCAGGACGACAGGCTGA
- a CDS encoding NAD(P)H-binding protein encodes MIVVTTPTGQIGAQVLTGLLDAPGTAPAVRVIARDPARLPADVRARVEVVAGSHAHPAVLKEACAGADRVFWLVPPTPGAASVDGHFRDFTEPLRDVVGGDGIRRVVGVSTLGRGVAENAGQISASLAMDETIAAMDVYYRALCPPFLMENLLHQVEAIRRTGMFFLATTEDRILRTCATGDVAATAVRLLLDDAWTGTEDVPLVGPDDLTPLGMAEVLSEVLGRPIRFRRTSSAEYRASLVGFGASEAWARGLADMVDSLDAQGYYGADAASTPEAAPTTFRRWCEEVLRPAVVA; translated from the coding sequence GTGATCGTCGTCACCACTCCGACCGGACAAATCGGCGCACAGGTCCTCACCGGCCTCCTCGACGCCCCGGGTACCGCCCCGGCCGTCCGGGTGATCGCCCGCGACCCCGCCCGCCTCCCCGCGGACGTACGCGCACGGGTCGAGGTCGTCGCGGGCTCGCACGCCCACCCCGCCGTGCTGAAGGAGGCGTGCGCGGGAGCCGACCGCGTCTTCTGGCTGGTGCCGCCGACGCCCGGGGCGGCGAGCGTCGACGGCCATTTCCGCGATTTCACCGAACCGCTGCGCGACGTGGTCGGCGGCGACGGCATCCGACGCGTCGTCGGCGTCTCCACCCTCGGACGCGGAGTCGCCGAGAACGCCGGGCAGATCTCCGCCTCGCTCGCCATGGACGAGACGATCGCCGCCATGGACGTGTACTACCGGGCGCTGTGTCCACCCTTCCTGATGGAGAACCTGCTGCACCAGGTCGAGGCGATCCGCCGCACGGGCATGTTCTTCCTGGCCACCACCGAGGACCGGATCCTGCGCACCTGCGCCACCGGGGACGTCGCCGCCACAGCCGTCCGGCTCCTCCTCGACGACGCGTGGACCGGCACGGAGGACGTCCCGCTGGTCGGCCCCGACGACCTGACCCCGCTGGGCATGGCGGAGGTCCTGTCCGAGGTGCTCGGCCGGCCGATCCGCTTCCGGCGCACGAGCAGCGCCGAGTACAGGGCGAGCCTGGTCGGCTTCGGCGCGAGCGAGGCATGGGCCCGGGGGCTCGCCGACATGGTGGACTCGCTGGACGCCCAGGGCTACTACGGCGCCGACGCGGCGAGCACACCCGAGGCCGCGCCGACCACGTTCCGCCGGTGGTGCGAGGAGGTGCTGCGGCCCGCCGTCGTGGCCTGA
- a CDS encoding amidohydrolase family protein — MGGSGDSGELGDSGRYTVISADGHAGAGMDVYREFLDPAWHEEFDAWRGRYRNPFRDLQGDGRTRNWDDERRIAELAADGIVAEVVFPNTVPPFFPTGQLLARPPSSAHSYARRLAGIRAHNRWLAQWCGGANAVRRAGLAQVFLNDVDDAVAEAVWARENGLAGILIPTTPPDATGIPPLYAPEWDRLWEVCQDLELAVVNHGGSGSPDYGDYPAATFLWIAEATLFSRRPLTHMLLSGAFARFPRLKFAITEQGAAWIPPLLRQLDAYHAQMASGRIGELKYTEADRLPEPPSAYFARNCWVGASFPSPTEAAARHELGVDRYMWGADYPHDEGTYPYTRESLRRSFHDASPEELRAILAGNAATLYGFDLAALDALAAEVGPTHAEVAEPLATVPEDSNSPAFTRS; from the coding sequence ATGGGCGGGTCGGGCGATTCCGGTGAGTTGGGCGATTCGGGGCGGTACACCGTCATCTCGGCGGACGGGCACGCCGGTGCGGGCATGGACGTCTACCGGGAGTTCCTGGACCCGGCCTGGCACGAGGAGTTCGACGCCTGGCGGGGGCGCTATCGCAATCCGTTCCGCGACCTCCAGGGCGACGGGCGCACGCGCAACTGGGACGACGAGCGGCGGATCGCCGAACTGGCCGCCGACGGGATCGTCGCCGAGGTGGTGTTCCCGAACACGGTGCCGCCGTTCTTCCCGACGGGGCAACTGCTCGCGCGGCCGCCGTCGTCGGCGCACTCCTACGCCCGGCGGCTGGCCGGGATCAGGGCGCACAACCGCTGGCTGGCCCAGTGGTGCGGCGGGGCGAACGCCGTACGGCGGGCCGGACTCGCCCAGGTGTTCCTGAACGACGTCGACGACGCGGTGGCGGAAGCGGTGTGGGCCAGGGAGAACGGGCTCGCGGGCATCCTGATCCCCACCACGCCGCCGGACGCGACCGGGATCCCGCCGCTGTACGCGCCGGAGTGGGATCGGCTGTGGGAGGTGTGCCAGGACCTGGAGTTGGCGGTGGTCAACCACGGCGGCTCCGGTAGTCCGGACTACGGGGACTACCCGGCGGCGACGTTCCTGTGGATCGCCGAGGCGACGCTGTTCTCCCGCCGGCCGCTGACGCACATGTTGCTGTCCGGGGCGTTCGCGCGGTTTCCCCGGCTGAAGTTCGCCATCACCGAGCAGGGCGCCGCCTGGATCCCGCCGCTGCTGCGGCAACTGGACGCCTATCACGCGCAGATGGCGTCGGGGCGGATCGGCGAGCTCAAGTACACCGAGGCGGACCGGCTGCCCGAACCACCGAGTGCCTACTTCGCCCGCAACTGCTGGGTGGGCGCGAGCTTCCCGTCCCCGACGGAGGCCGCGGCGCGGCACGAACTGGGTGTGGACCGCTACATGTGGGGTGCGGACTACCCGCACGACGAGGGCACATACCCGTACACGCGCGAGTCGCTGCGCCGCTCGTTCCACGACGCGTCACCCGAGGAACTGCGCGCGATCCTGGCCGGCAACGCGGCCACGCTGTACGGCTTCGACCTGGCCGCGCTGGACGCGCTCGCGGCGGAGGTCGGGCCCACGCACGCGGAGGTGGCGGAGCCGTTGGCGACGGTGCCCGAGGACAGCAACAGCCCGGCGTTCACCCGGTCCTGA
- a CDS encoding helix-turn-helix domain-containing protein, whose product MLPGTTRCDGTTLPSDNTSGASDVHAARNALGKRLRELRRQAGMSGRQLAESLAWPPSKVSKLENSRQTPTDDDIRGWTRATNSEGETEDLLVSLHTLEVQHAEWQRILRTGLKPRQQEHLGWDGRTQLFRVFEATVIPGLLQTAEYARARFAESIGRLNLPNDINAAVAARIQRQEILYRPDKRFHFVLTEAALRVRLCPPEVMLGQLDRLISVSQLPNVRLGIVGFETRYTASPWHGFWMYDDERVLVETFSAALDLRRPQEIGLYSEVFEQLAGVAGYGRSARAIITRVIADLAPDEDA is encoded by the coding sequence ATGCTGCCTGGCACCACGCGATGCGACGGGACGACTTTGCCATCGGACAACACCTCGGGCGCGTCTGACGTCCACGCGGCACGCAACGCTTTGGGCAAACGACTCCGCGAGCTCCGCCGACAAGCCGGCATGAGTGGCCGGCAGCTCGCGGAGTCTTTGGCGTGGCCGCCTTCGAAGGTGTCGAAACTGGAGAACAGTCGGCAGACGCCGACCGACGACGACATCCGTGGGTGGACGAGGGCGACCAACAGCGAAGGTGAGACCGAAGATCTGCTCGTCTCCCTGCATACGCTCGAAGTTCAGCACGCCGAGTGGCAACGCATCCTGCGCACCGGTCTGAAACCCCGACAACAAGAGCACCTCGGGTGGGACGGGCGGACGCAGCTTTTCCGGGTCTTCGAGGCGACGGTGATCCCGGGCCTCCTGCAAACGGCGGAGTACGCGCGTGCTCGCTTTGCCGAAAGCATCGGGCGGCTGAACTTGCCCAATGACATCAATGCGGCCGTGGCAGCCCGCATCCAGCGTCAGGAAATCCTGTACCGGCCCGACAAGCGGTTTCATTTCGTGCTGACCGAGGCGGCGTTGCGGGTCCGGCTGTGCCCACCCGAAGTCATGCTCGGCCAGCTCGACCGCTTGATCTCCGTTTCCCAACTACCCAACGTGCGGTTGGGCATCGTCGGCTTCGAGACGCGGTACACCGCATCGCCGTGGCACGGCTTCTGGATGTACGACGACGAGCGTGTGTTGGTCGAGACCTTCAGCGCCGCTCTCGACCTCCGCCGGCCACAGGAGATCGGACTGTACTCCGAGGTCTTCGAGCAACTGGCAGGAGTCGCCGGCTACGGCCGGAGTGCCCGGGCGATCATCACCCGGGTCATTGCCGATCTCGCCCCTGACGAAGACGCCTGA
- a CDS encoding amidohydrolase family protein, whose product MSEAGSAGSPGSAGALGAVDLMIGFPSAQARSHYDFLKPQLRDAESGEMEFPAEYMFKGVPNRLDEGADPVEVTLGQMDACGVEIGLVGLSEVALRAIAAHPKRFRPTLEVDPNDITKAVRRIRAAYEEHGIVAVTTFPAGCNPQVPVSDRRYYPIYQTCIDLDLPIVSNAGIAGPRVPSACQDVMHFDQVCYDFPELRIVMRHGAEPWEDLAVKLMLKWPGLYYMTSAFAPKYYPKAIVDYANTRGADKVMYAGYYPMGLSLERIFRELPDVPFKPEVRAKFLRENAMRVFKLGER is encoded by the coding sequence ATGTCCGAAGCCGGGTCCGCCGGGTCGCCCGGGTCCGCCGGTGCTCTGGGTGCGGTCGATCTGATGATCGGCTTCCCGAGTGCGCAGGCCAGGAGCCACTACGACTTCCTGAAGCCGCAACTGCGCGACGCGGAGAGCGGCGAGATGGAGTTTCCCGCCGAGTACATGTTCAAGGGTGTGCCGAACCGGCTGGACGAGGGCGCCGATCCGGTCGAGGTGACGCTCGGGCAGATGGACGCGTGCGGCGTCGAGATCGGCCTGGTGGGGCTGAGCGAGGTCGCGCTGCGCGCGATCGCCGCACATCCGAAGCGGTTCCGGCCGACGCTGGAGGTGGATCCGAACGACATCACCAAGGCGGTGCGCCGGATCCGGGCGGCGTACGAGGAGCACGGGATCGTCGCGGTGACCACGTTCCCGGCAGGCTGCAATCCGCAGGTGCCGGTGAGCGATCGGCGCTACTACCCGATCTACCAGACCTGCATCGACCTGGACCTGCCGATCGTGTCGAACGCGGGCATCGCCGGTCCGCGCGTGCCGTCCGCGTGCCAGGACGTGATGCACTTCGACCAGGTCTGCTACGACTTCCCCGAACTGCGGATCGTGATGCGGCACGGCGCGGAGCCGTGGGAGGACCTGGCGGTCAAGCTGATGCTCAAGTGGCCGGGGTTGTACTACATGACCTCGGCGTTCGCGCCGAAGTACTACCCGAAGGCGATCGTCGACTACGCGAACACGCGTGGGGCGGACAAGGTGATGTACGCGGGCTACTACCCGATGGGGTTGTCCCTGGAGCGGATCTTCCGCGAGTTGCCGGACGTGCCGTTCAAGCCCGAGGTGCGGGCGAAGTTCCTGCGGGAGAACGCGATGCGGGTATTCAAGCTGGGGGAGCGGTGA
- a CDS encoding LysR family transcriptional regulator, with the protein MESRPLRYFVAVAEELNFARAAERLGISPPPLSRAIRALETELGAVLFERTTHSVALTPAGTVLLAEARPALDALEAAGRRARRAADASPKLVLAVKADGDGDLLEPMLARYGAEPGALPVQVRLCGWREQPDLLRRGEADVALVHEPFDRAGLDAETLIAEPRVAALGAAHPLAAEESLTLTDLGLRPEEVDRYIEEHRHAGRDLAQLLTLVALDCRTPLLPLSVAARYPRPGVVFRLVADAPPSVLAIAWPERSRSTAVAALVRTASAVALTGTRSP; encoded by the coding sequence GTGGAATCCCGCCCGCTGCGCTACTTCGTCGCCGTCGCCGAGGAGTTGAACTTCGCGCGCGCCGCCGAACGGCTGGGGATCTCCCCGCCGCCGCTGTCCCGCGCGATCCGCGCACTGGAGACGGAACTGGGCGCGGTCCTGTTCGAGCGGACCACGCACAGCGTGGCGCTGACCCCCGCCGGGACGGTGCTCCTGGCGGAGGCGCGGCCCGCGCTGGACGCCCTGGAGGCCGCCGGACGTCGGGCGCGGCGCGCCGCCGACGCCTCGCCGAAGCTGGTGCTGGCAGTCAAGGCGGACGGCGACGGGGATTTGCTGGAGCCGATGCTCGCTCGCTACGGCGCGGAACCGGGAGCGCTGCCGGTCCAGGTGCGGCTGTGCGGTTGGCGCGAACAGCCGGACCTGCTGCGCCGGGGCGAGGCGGACGTGGCCTTGGTCCACGAGCCGTTCGACCGCGCCGGCCTGGACGCGGAGACGCTGATCGCCGAACCGCGCGTGGCCGCCCTCGGCGCCGCACACCCGCTCGCGGCCGAGGAGTCGCTGACCCTCACCGACCTGGGGTTGCGCCCCGAGGAGGTGGATCGGTACATCGAGGAGCACCGACACGCGGGCCGCGACCTCGCCCAACTGCTGACCCTCGTCGCGCTGGACTGCCGAACCCCGCTGCTGCCGCTCTCCGTGGCCGCGCGCTACCCCCGCCCGGGTGTCGTCTTCCGGCTGGTCGCGGACGCCCCGCCATCGGTCCTGGCGATCGCCTGGCCCGAACGGTCCCGCTCGACGGCCGTGGCGGCGCTGGTCCGAACGGCCTCGGCGGTGGCGCTGACGGGGACGCGGAGCCCGTGA
- a CDS encoding nitroreductase/quinone reductase family protein, translated as MAEQKNDEFIEPSPEEIVLFTKEHVSQMEQSDGDDVWLLAGMDHVLVHTVGRKSGRMHKVALPFWADENGHRVVVGSFAGAAKHPSWFVNLSDRRANPQLLVRVQHATYWSVPEILEGDEYTKTWSALTADRAYYANYQTRTDRQIPLIRLPETSVIASRG; from the coding sequence ATGGCGGAACAGAAGAACGACGAATTCATCGAGCCCTCGCCCGAGGAGATCGTTCTCTTCACCAAGGAGCACGTCTCGCAGATGGAACAGTCCGACGGCGACGACGTCTGGCTGCTGGCCGGGATGGACCACGTCCTCGTACACACGGTCGGCCGCAAGAGCGGCCGGATGCACAAGGTCGCCCTGCCCTTCTGGGCGGACGAGAACGGCCACCGCGTCGTGGTCGGCTCCTTCGCCGGCGCCGCCAAGCACCCGTCCTGGTTCGTGAACCTGTCCGACCGCAGGGCCAACCCGCAGCTCCTGGTCCGCGTGCAACACGCCACGTACTGGAGCGTCCCGGAGATCCTCGAAGGCGACGAGTACACGAAGACCTGGTCCGCCCTGACCGCCGACCGCGCCTACTACGCCAACTACCAAACCCGCACCGACCGCCAAATCCCCCTGATCCGCCTCCCGGAGACCAGCGTCATCGCCTCCCGGGGCTGA
- a CDS encoding SDR family NAD(P)-dependent oxidoreductase: MGTRRFVVVSGAGSGIGRAIARRFAAQGDHVTVLGRRPGPIAAVAEEIGGVAVAVDLTDPHAVERARESLPERVDVLVNNAGQRLPALDEPDLAAVADHWRGMYDHVVLPTVLLTEALLPRIARPGGRIVSIGSTAGLRGNNAYGAAKAAVHAWNHTLAARVGPDGITANIVVPGYIADTEFAFDMVQDAAEHARRAEATLVKRIGRPDDIAAAVAFVASPEAGYMTGEFVNVSGGHVLGR, translated from the coding sequence ATGGGCACACGGCGATTCGTGGTGGTCAGCGGCGCGGGCAGCGGTATCGGGCGGGCCATCGCGCGCCGATTCGCCGCGCAGGGCGACCACGTGACCGTGCTGGGTCGCCGTCCCGGGCCGATCGCCGCCGTCGCCGAGGAGATCGGCGGCGTCGCCGTCGCCGTCGACCTGACGGACCCTCATGCGGTGGAGCGGGCCCGGGAGTCGCTGCCCGAAAGGGTCGACGTCCTGGTCAACAACGCCGGTCAGCGGCTGCCCGCGCTCGACGAGCCCGACCTGGCCGCCGTCGCCGACCACTGGCGCGGGATGTACGACCACGTCGTCCTGCCCACCGTGCTGCTCACCGAGGCCCTGCTCCCGCGCATCGCCCGCCCCGGCGGCCGCATCGTGTCGATCGGCTCGACCGCCGGACTGCGCGGGAACAACGCGTACGGCGCCGCCAAGGCCGCCGTGCACGCCTGGAACCACACCCTCGCCGCCCGGGTCGGGCCCGACGGCATCACCGCCAACATCGTCGTCCCGGGCTACATCGCCGACACCGAATTCGCCTTCGACATGGTCCAGGACGCCGCCGAACACGCCCGCCGCGCGGAGGCCACCCTGGTCAAGCGGATCGGCCGCCCCGACGACATCGCCGCCGCGGTCGCCTTCGTCGCCTCCCCCGAAGCCGGCTACATGACCGGCGAGTTCGTCAACGTCAGCGGCGGCCACGTGTTGGGCCGGTAA
- a CDS encoding DUF6879 family protein, whose product MTSFIPPGPEIRRLFHSFEHTAYRLEARDHYDAGYENESMRRFLAGEPDDLPWMRTWLDMLREVTAKGRRFARVRVVSLPLNDYSRFGVWCAQFTNGAGEDIRYLTSDQADAVDLPRHDYWLFDSRKLVRMLFDDNDVFLGGEVVDDADEIVKHNYWRDAAWHHAMRRDDFAIGQHLGRV is encoded by the coding sequence CTGACCTCCTTCATCCCGCCGGGTCCGGAGATCCGGCGGCTCTTCCACTCGTTCGAGCACACGGCCTATCGGCTGGAAGCTCGCGACCACTACGACGCCGGCTACGAGAACGAGTCGATGCGCAGGTTTCTCGCAGGCGAGCCGGATGATCTGCCGTGGATGCGAACATGGTTGGACATGCTGCGTGAAGTCACGGCGAAGGGACGGCGCTTCGCGCGGGTTCGCGTGGTGAGTCTGCCCCTGAACGACTACAGCCGCTTCGGTGTGTGGTGCGCGCAGTTCACCAACGGCGCGGGCGAGGACATCCGCTATCTGACGAGCGACCAGGCCGACGCCGTCGATTTGCCGAGGCACGACTACTGGCTGTTCGACTCGCGCAAGCTGGTTCGCATGCTCTTCGACGACAACGACGTCTTTCTCGGCGGCGAAGTCGTCGACGACGCCGACGAGATCGTCAAGCACAACTACTGGCGTGATGCTGCCTGGCACCACGCGATGCGACGGGACGACTTTGCCATCGGACAACACCTCGGGCGCGTCTGA
- a CDS encoding aspartate aminotransferase family protein, with protein sequence MTFDLGETYEAYADRGFELHAKHLNPQLPRVLRTIGMDRKYVRAEGPYLYDDKGDRYLDFLSGFGTYGVGRHHPVVRKAMQDVIALDLPDIVHFHTPPLAAALADRLLARAPGMDRVYFCNSGTEAVEAALKFARFATGRRRIVYIDHAFHGLTTGALSVNGAAEFRKGFEPLLPDVGIKLGDLDALARELKRGDVAALIIEPILGKGVLAPPPGWLAAAQKLLREHGALLIADEVQTGMGRTGKFFAYQWEDGVEPDIVTIAKALSGGYVPIGATLTRDWVFKKVYSTMDRVLVHDCTFGGNNQAMAAGLATLAVLDDEDLIGNSARMGDAFTAALTPLIDKYELFAEVRGRGLMIGLEFGKPRSLKLRAGWTALQAARHGLFAQMVVVPLFQRHRVLTQVAGDHMDVIKLLPPYVIGQEDVDHFVAGFVDVMDDAHKGTGLMWDFGRTLIKQAMTNR encoded by the coding sequence ATGACGTTCGACCTGGGTGAGACGTACGAGGCGTACGCGGACCGCGGCTTCGAGCTGCACGCGAAGCACCTCAACCCGCAACTCCCGCGCGTGCTGCGGACGATCGGCATGGACCGGAAGTATGTCCGGGCCGAGGGGCCGTACCTGTACGACGACAAGGGCGACCGCTACCTGGACTTCCTGTCCGGGTTCGGCACCTACGGGGTGGGCCGGCACCATCCTGTGGTGCGCAAGGCGATGCAGGATGTGATCGCGCTCGACCTGCCGGACATCGTGCATTTCCACACCCCGCCGCTGGCCGCCGCGTTGGCCGACCGGCTGCTCGCCCGGGCCCCCGGGATGGATCGGGTGTACTTCTGCAACAGCGGGACCGAGGCGGTCGAGGCGGCGCTGAAGTTCGCCCGGTTCGCCACCGGTCGGCGGCGGATCGTCTACATCGACCACGCCTTCCACGGGCTGACCACGGGCGCGCTCTCCGTCAACGGCGCGGCCGAGTTCCGCAAGGGCTTCGAGCCGCTGCTGCCGGACGTGGGCATCAAGCTGGGCGATCTGGACGCACTGGCCCGGGAGTTGAAGCGAGGTGACGTCGCGGCGCTGATCATCGAGCCGATCCTGGGCAAGGGCGTGCTCGCGCCGCCGCCGGGGTGGCTGGCCGCCGCGCAGAAGTTGTTGCGCGAGCACGGCGCGCTGCTGATCGCCGACGAGGTGCAGACCGGGATGGGGCGCACCGGCAAGTTCTTCGCGTACCAGTGGGAGGACGGCGTCGAGCCGGACATCGTCACGATCGCGAAGGCGTTGTCGGGCGGCTATGTGCCGATCGGCGCGACACTGACCCGCGACTGGGTGTTCAAGAAGGTCTATTCGACGATGGACCGGGTGCTCGTGCACGACTGCACGTTCGGCGGCAACAACCAGGCGATGGCGGCGGGTCTGGCCACGCTGGCGGTGCTCGACGACGAGGACCTGATCGGGAACAGCGCGCGCATGGGCGACGCGTTCACGGCGGCGCTGACCCCGCTGATCGACAAGTACGAGCTGTTCGCGGAGGTGCGCGGGCGCGGCCTGATGATCGGCCTGGAGTTCGGCAAGCCGCGCTCGCTGAAGTTGCGCGCCGGGTGGACGGCGCTCCAGGCGGCCCGGCACGGGTTGTTCGCGCAGATGGTGGTGGTACCGCTGTTCCAGCGGCACCGCGTGCTCACCCAGGTGGCGGGCGACCACATGGACGTGATCAAGCTGCTGCCGCCGTATGTGATCGGGCAGGAGGACGTGGACCACTTCGTCGCGGGCTTCGTGGACGTCATGGACGACGCGCACAAGGGCACGGGACTGATGTGGGACTTCGGCCGCACGCTGATCAAGCAGGCGATGACCAACCGCTGA